The DNA segment ATGCAAGAGTCACCGAAGAATACATGAATTCACGGCTTGAAGAATTGAAATGGGCTGCTATTGCACAGCAGCTTAAACTGGAAGACCGAGAAGAGCAGCGTCGGATCAAAGAACAGATTCGCGAGGAGGAAAAAGCGCGTCGTGAATACGAGCGTGCCATGCGTGAAGCCGCCAAAGACGAAGAAATGCTTCATAAGGCAATGGAAAAGGCCCAAAAGCAGTTCGATCAGGCAGGTGCCGAACAGAAGGCCAAGTATGAACTGCAACTGCAGGAACTTACCGAGAAGCTAAAGCAGGCGGAAGAACGAAATCAACGTGCGCTATCCATGGCACAGCAGACAAAGCGCGGCCACGTGTACATTATCTCGAATATCGGATCATTTGGTGAGCATGTATATAAAATCGGTTTGACCCGAAGACTTGAACCTCAGGACCGAATACGTGAACTCGGGGACTCAAGCGTTCCCTTTGAATTCGATGTCCACGCGCTTATCTTCAGTGAGAATGCTCCGGCATTAGAGCTCCAACTGCACCGGCATTTTCTCTTGAAACAAATGAATAAAGTCAACTATCGCAAGGAGTTTTTCGAGGTTGACCTTCAGCATATTCGCGAAGAAGTTGAAAAACTTGGTCTCGCCGGAACCGTAAAATGGACGATGACTGCTGCGGCACAGGAATATCACGAGACGCTTGCAATAGAGAAGGCCATCAGTGAGGATCCTAAAAAGCGAGAGGCATGGATCATGCGACAGTTGGAACTTGATCCCGTAAAAAATGGCATGGTAGAACCTTTGGAAGCGTTGGCGGAAGAATAGGTCAGCCAGTAGGTTGGGTTGAACTCAGTGAAACCCAACATAATCACCCCTGTATTCCAGCTTCAGCGGTTGTTTCATAAGGAAAGTTGGTAGAGTCACTTTATGACCGACATTGCACAAGATCACGAGAGCCTCGACCACGTCTATGGGCGCATCAAGAACGTTCTGACCCAGGCGCGATCCCGCGCATGGCAGGCTGTCAATGCGGCAATGGTCGCGTCCTACTGGGAAGTTGGCCGGATCATTATAGAAGAGGAGCAACGGGGCAAGGCTCGAGCTGACTATGACATGTGTTCCTGCAGCTGATAAAGGCAAGGCCATTTTGGGGAGGGCTTGGTGAAATGAAAAAGCTGAAAATATACCTCGATACATCAGTCATCAATTTCCTTTTTGTCGACGACGCCCCTGAGTTCAGAAGAATCACTGAGGATTTTTTTGACAACTATGTCAAAACCGGCAAATACATCACCTACATCTCCGATGTCGTCATTGCCGAAATAGAAAAGACGAAAAACGTGGAGAAAAAGAAACAGCTCCTCGAAGTCATTGAGAAATATTCCCTAAGAATTTTCGCAATTGACAAGGCTGTCGAAGATCTTGCCGCGGCCTATATCCGAGAAAAAGTCATTCCAGAAAAGAAGCTGGAAGATGCGCAGCATATAGCGATCGCCACCAGCAATCAAGTGGACGTGCTTTTGTCCTGGAATTTTAAACATCTTGCTAACATTCAGAAGCAGATTAGTGTTAAAATAGTGAATGAGAGAGAGGGTTATTTCTACCCGCTGGTTTTGGCGAATCCCATGGAGGTTGTCTATGAAAACGATTGAAAAGACCGCCCCTGTTTCGAAGGCCCTTGCCGAGGTCTGGGAATGGAAAGATGCGGTGTATAACGACGTTAAGGACATGTGCTTTGAGGAAAAACAGGAATACTATGCACGAGGACGGGAAGAGGCCGCAAAAATTCTGAAGGGGAAACTGAAGGCCAACCCCGACGGAAGTTATTCCATCGTAAAGTAGCTTCGGATTGAATTCAATATAGGAAAAGATATCGGCGCCTTGTTGGAAAGTTATGAGGAATCTCACAGGGCCAAGTCAACAAGGTAAAATTAAAGACGCGTACGATGGTAACGGCGTCAACAGACTGCTCGGGTATCGCGATATTGAAATATGCTCTCCGGAGGAGGTGGCTGACTTATGAAAAGACCGAAGGCGCTTAAGGAAATACACGAAATCATGGAAAAAATATACGAAGAAGAAAAGGACCTCAGCGCTGATCAGCGGGTGGCAAGAATACGCGAAGAGTCGGAAAAATACTTGAAAGACCGGAAACTGCATCTGAAGCGCGCAAAACCAAGGACCATGAAGCATAGCGCCGCTTGAGGGGAACAGCCATGGCCCAACAGATAAAAATATGGTATGACGCGGAAGGTGATTTTTTGGAGGTTCTCTTCTCTGATAAAGCCGGATATATGAAAGAAACGAATAACGATGCGGTTATGGAACGGGTGGACGAGTAGGGCAATGTTCTCGGGTTCACGGTAATGGGAGTAAGCCGATTAACCAAGGAAAAGCCGTTGGTAGCTGACTTGATTCCCGCCTAACAAGGTCTTCATTTGGAGGATAATCCATGAACGTTACAAAGGAAAAGCTGGAAACGCTCATCAAAGAACTACCCGATACCGTCGATATTGAGGATGTGATGTATCGCCTCTATTTGCTGCAAAAGATCGAAGCAGGAGATGCCGCAATCAAGGCCGGTAATACTCTCACCCATGAAGAAACCCTAACAAGGCTGTCGAAAAATGGCAGAACTAATATGGGGCGAGGTTGCTATTGCTGACCTGGAAGGTATTTACGACTACATCGCACGCGGTTCACACCCGCCTGCGTCACAGTCCGGAATCCGGACGGCACATCCCCGAATTTCCATATCTTCCCCACCGAGAACTAATCGTTGATAATTATCGTGTCATTTATCGCTATGCTGCGGACCGCGGAATGGTTTTGATTACAACGGTAGTGCATGGTCGTCGGCTTCAGATCGAACCGCTCATAACCGAAGAAGGGTGAGCAGCCCGTAGGTCTAAGACAAAACCGCTCACGAAAAGTCCGCCCTCCAGAGCTGGATAGCCGCCACGGATCAGCGGCGATCCGCCATTTCAGTTCCGCCCGGGGCTTGACTAATACCGAGATTACGATACAATTCTAATAGAGAAAAGAACATGAATGGTATATGAAATGCATTTGAACTTTGAACGCAGCCTGCCCTCGAATGGTCCTGTCGGGGGAACTTTGAACTTTTAACTTTTATCCTATGCCCACCTCCTACGACGTCATCATCATCGGCACCGGGCCCGCAGGCATCTTCGCGGCGCTCGAACTCGTCAAAAACTCCGATCTCAAAGTTCTTATGATCGAGAAGGGCAGCGATATTAAGCAGCGTGCCTGCCCCATGGTCGAATCCGACAGCCCCTGCGTGCAGTGCAGTCTTTGTAGCATCCTGTGCGGCTGGGGCGGCGCAGGCGCGTACAGCGACGGCAAGCTTACGCTCACTCCTGAATTCGGCGGCTGGCTGAAGGACTACCTTTCTGCTGAAGACCTCTCTACCTTCATCGACTACGTCGACGCTGTCTATCTGTCCTTTGGCGCCGGAGGAGCGGTGCACGGCGAGGACAATGCCGCCCTGTCCCGTCTCAAGAAAAAAGCCGCGGGATACAACCTTGAGCTCATCCCCGCGCGCATCAGGCATATCGGCACCGACCTCTGCAAGGAAGTCCTGAGCAGGATCAGGGAACATCTCACCGGCAAGATCGACATCATTTTTGAAGTCCCGGTGGAGCAGATCAAGACCAGGAACGGGGAAGTGACCGGCGTCACGACAGAGGATGGGAATGCGTTCGATGCAACCTATGTCATTGCGGCGGCCGGCAGGGAAGGGTCCACCTGGCTCTCGGGAGAGGCGAAGCGACTTGGGTTATCGGTCCAAAAAAATCCGGTGGACATCGGGGTGCGAGTCGAGCTTCCTGCCCCCATCATGAAAGACATTACCGATGTGGCGTATGAAGGAAAGTTCATCTATTACTCCAGAAGATTTCGCGACCGCGTGCGGACGTTCTGCATGAATCCCTACGGCGAGGTGGTGAAGGAATACAGCGAGGGCATTTACAGCGTGAACGGCCACAGCTACCGGAACAGGACCACGGACAACACCAACTTTGCCCTGCTTGTGAGCACTGATTTCACGAAGCCTTTTGATGAGCCGATAGCCTATGCCAAATATATCGCCGGTCTTGCGAACCTGCTGGGCGGAGGTGTCATCGTCCAGCGGCTCGGCGACCTCAAGATGGGAAGAAGGTCAACGCCTGAACGCATCGCGGAAGGTTCGGTCCGACCCACGCTCGAAGATGCCACGCCCGGTGACCTGAGCTTTATCCTGCCGTACCGACATCTTCATAACATCACCGAGATGCTCGAGGCGCTTGACAATATTGCGCCGGGCGTGAACTCGGGTGATACCCTGCTCTACGGTGTTGAAGTGAAGTTCTATTCCATGAAGTTGAAACTCACGCCGCGTCTTGAAACGGAAGTGAAGAACCTCTTCGCTGTTGGAGATGGGGCGGGAGTGACCCGCGGGTTGATCCAGGCGTCGATATCCGGTGTTGTGGCGGCGAGGGAGGTGTTGCGGAGGAAACTTTAGTAATTAAGGGTCCTTCCGGAACGAGTGTGGGTAGCACCAAAATATAGCATAGGGGAAAGATCATAACCCCCGGCAGTTAAAAGGGAAAGCCCTGAATTCTCCGTTGGTTATGCACTACTGTGCGAAAACAGGTGATCTCAACATATTGGGGTATCCCACACTAAACCCGGAAGCGGCAAATGCTTTAGCAGCCTATTCAATTCGTTCCTTTGTTTTTGGCTACCAATACAATGCCTGTTCCGCTTAGAATAAGCAAGCCCGAAAAAGAAAGTGGATATTTCAGTGGAATAGCAATTCGTGAAATAAGATTACCAGCCGCATCAATACTATACGTATCTCTGAAAACGATTTCCATGCGGAATATATTGCCTATAATATTCAGTCCAGCGTGATAACCAGATGAAAAGAAAAAACTTATGAATAAAATGCCAAGTCCCACGAGAATTATGATGACGCCTTTATTTTTCATGTTACCTCCTATATAACCTGACAACCTAGCTCTGGGGCACCGCACCATTCATAGTATTTCGAACGAATATACGATTGATTCACGGCAATGTCAACCATGTCCAATAGGAACGGGGGTAGCTGTTAACAAATTCAGGTTGTATCTTGATGAGTTTCAAAGAATAGCCCCGATAACGACTTCAGGAAGTACATGTTAACGTAATGCTAATAGTAAATGTCTTAACAGATCCTCGGCAACTGTTCTTCCTGCAGCATAGCGCTAATTGGGCTGCCGCCGATGGATGTTTCGTGCATGACCATACCGGCAGACGTATCCGAGATCTCTTCAATGATCGCGGCATGATGGCCAAACTCGATGATAGTTGGGGTCTTGAAAAGACAGCCCCTTATATTTCAAGACCTGTCCGCGGATCCACCTCAGCAATGATTCGATTCTATCCAGCGCCATTCCTTGTCCACCGGACAGGGGACGCATAAGGCGGACTCTCTCATTCAATCAGGTCAAACCTGTCCCAGAAAACGCTCTGCCATTTCAAGAAATTGTCGCGCCCGATCCATATGCCGATCGACTTCCTCCGCGGTAAGGCTGGAATGAATATCGTAGTCGCCGACATTGCGGATGCCTTCGGCTTCAATTAGGTAGCGGTGGTACTCCTTCGGGACACGGCCCGTCTTCGCGAACAGTTGCCCGAACGCCGCGATCACGGCTGAATGCTTCGAATACGTGGGCCCTTCGCCGAGCAAGAGCGCTTCGGTAGCATAAAACATCGCATAATATGCGCGCGATGCCGCAAAGCTGGTGAACCCCTTGCCGGCAAGCAGCCGGGCGGCCTCAAGGCTTTCCTGCGCCTTCCGGATGAGCGCCGCCTGATCGGGGGTCATACCGCCACTCCTTCGCGCCGTACATTGATGAGCAGCGGGCTCTGCTCTGTCTCATACCGTTCCGCAGAAACAAAGGTGCAGGATATGACGACATCATGTTTAAGTGACAGCTCCGAAGCGATTCCGCCCGTGCGCGCAATCTCTTCACCCGGTTTTACAGCGCCCTTCAGCACGATGAGAGCATCGATGTCCGATCCCGGTGACGCATCGCCCCGAGAATGGGAGCCGAAAAGCATGATCCTGACGAGCGATTCTCCATAAAGATCCTTTAGCGACCGCCGCATTTCGAGCATAATGTTCTGCACCGTTGGATCCATATTTTCTCCTCCATCGTCAGCTCGCGACTGCGTGCGGCTCCATCTCGTTCTCGGTTATATCTTTTTCTATCTCTTTCCGATTGTCGTAGTAATAGGAAAATGCATCATGCACCTGTGCGGGCTTGAGCTGGGGGAATTCACGCATTACGTCTTCAATGGTCATGCCCTGTTTGTACCACTGGATCAGAGACCATACCGGTATTCTGGTGCCGCGGATGATGCTTCTGCCGCCGCAGACGCCTTTTTTCCTCATAACATACGGGTGAATGGATATTTTTTTAACCGCGAGATTCATAATGAAAGCACCTCCTCAAAGCCTCAATATTTTCATTTTTATCTTACAATCAATGTTCTATGAAGTCAAGGCGAAGAAACATCAAATAGCTCGTACGGCAATTCTATCCATCGCCCTTGCGAACAGAGAACTGTGAACTACGTCGTAAATTCTATTCCGAGCGCTTCTGAAAATCCTTTCACCAAAGCTTCCTTCACCTTTTCAAGAGAGACATCCTTGCCGAGTTCCTGCCTGATTGATGTGACGACATTACCGCTGCCGCCGCCGGGGATGACCTCGGCTTCGAGCGCGGCATCGTAGTCCATGAGGATCGAGCCATGTTGAAGAAAGGCGCCGGACAGCCTGCGCTGGGCGCTGCCGATGATCTTCCTGTTGTGCACGAGGATCTCGTACCAGGAAGGAGAGGAGAAACAGGCGGGGTCCCGAGCATCCTTCTTTACGAGAGCCGCGTGCCTGCTGGAACGCGAGACCATCTCCGCGGGGATGCCGAGGTTCTTGAGCCCCTGGAGAAGTCCGGCGGCGATGAGCTTGTAGGCGCCGAGGACATTCGTGGGGAAGAGGGGATCGTCCGTGCGCGCAATGATGCTGTAGGTGAGTTCCTTGCAATGGAGAACGGCCCTGCCTCCGGTGATGCGCCGCACGATGTCGATGCCGCGCTGTTTACAGATTTCGGCATTCACCGCGCCTTCGATCTTCTGAAATCTGCCGATCGAGACGGCGGCCGGTTCCCAGGTGTAAAAACGGAGAACCGGTACCTGTTCTCCCGCCTGCGCGCGGGCGAGCAGTTCTTCATCAACGGCCATGTTATACACACCGAGATTTGGTCCCGAGTCAATCAAACGCCATTTATTCATAGAGAGAGGGTTCGTTGTTCGGCCGGGTCTTGAAGCGGCGATAGAACCACAGGTACTGTTCCGGCATTTCGCGCACCCATTTTTCGATTTCCTTGTTCATATGCGCTGTATCGGCCATTGGATCGGTAGTTGGAAAGTTCTCAAGGGGCGGGTAGAGGCGCAATTCGTACCCCCGTCCTCCGGGAAGGATGCGGGTGATACAGGGGAGGACGGCTGCATTCGTACTTTCCGCAAGGCGGCTCAAGAGCGTCACGGTTGCCGTGGGTATGCCGAAGAAGGGGACAAAGACGCTTGCACGCTCCCCCATATCCTGGTCCGGTAAGTAGTAAAAAATCCACCCATCGCGGATGGCGCGGATGATCGGTTTCAGGCTTGCCATTCGTTCCACGAAAATAGAGCCGAACCTGCTGCGACGATGAAAAAGGTACTCCAGCAACGGATTCCTGGATTTGCGGTACATGGTCACGTACTTCTTGTCTCTATCCGCAGCCAGACGGAACCCTCCTATGTCCAGACCGATGAAGTGAGGCGCGAGCACGATGACCTTTTTACCGCTTGCCAGGACTTCATCCAGATACTGCTGGCCTCGCATGGTGACGAACCGTTTGATCCTCCACCGTGGCGCGAACCAGGATACACCGAGGCTGAGGATGGCGAAGCCGCTGAGACGAAAATGTCGCTTTATGAGCAGCCGACGCTTAAGCAGGGTCAAGTTCGGGAAGCACAACTCGATGTTGCGCTCGGCAAAGCGGCGATTGTGAGTGGGGAACCAGGACGCGATCGATCCGAGGCAGATGCCCAGGACCCAGAGCACGCGCGAAGGCATCCAACTCATGATGAGCATGAGCGCCAGGACCGGCCATGCATACCAGTACCGGGGATGGAGGAATGTTTTGAGGGAGACAAAAGCCATAATGAGCCGATTCAGTTGTGGCAAGGCAGTTTTACATAAAAAAGCCTGAGAGTCAAGTGACTCTCAGGTTTGTAAGGTGTTCTGATCCGCGCACGGCGGATCGATCAGGAACCTCAGCCTCCGCCCCAGGAATGTCCCCCGGTGCTGCAGACCGCGTTATTGCCGCCAACCGACGAAAACTGGGAGATGAGCTTCCTGGCTTTTTTCGAGCTGCAGTA comes from the Nitrospirota bacterium genome and includes:
- a CDS encoding DUF1016 N-terminal domain-containing protein, coding for MTDIAQDHESLDHVYGRIKNVLTQARSRAWQAVNAAMVASYWEVGRIIIEEEQRGKARADYDMCSCS
- a CDS encoding type II toxin-antitoxin system VapC family toxin; translated protein: MKKLKIYLDTSVINFLFVDDAPEFRRITEDFFDNYVKTGKYITYISDVVIAEIEKTKNVEKKKQLLEVIEKYSLRIFAIDKAVEDLAAAYIREKVIPEKKLEDAQHIAIATSNQVDVLLSWNFKHLANIQKQISVKIVNEREGYFYPLVLANPMEVVYEND
- a CDS encoding type II toxin-antitoxin system RelE/ParE family toxin, with amino-acid sequence MLTWKVFTTTSHAVHTRLRHSPESGRHIPEFPYLPHRELIVDNYRVIYRYAADRGMVLITTVVHGRRLQIEPLITEEG
- a CDS encoding NAD(P)/FAD-dependent oxidoreductase — translated: MPTSYDVIIIGTGPAGIFAALELVKNSDLKVLMIEKGSDIKQRACPMVESDSPCVQCSLCSILCGWGGAGAYSDGKLTLTPEFGGWLKDYLSAEDLSTFIDYVDAVYLSFGAGGAVHGEDNAALSRLKKKAAGYNLELIPARIRHIGTDLCKEVLSRIREHLTGKIDIIFEVPVEQIKTRNGEVTGVTTEDGNAFDATYVIAAAGREGSTWLSGEAKRLGLSVQKNPVDIGVRVELPAPIMKDITDVAYEGKFIYYSRRFRDRVRTFCMNPYGEVVKEYSEGIYSVNGHSYRNRTTDNTNFALLVSTDFTKPFDEPIAYAKYIAGLANLLGGGVIVQRLGDLKMGRRSTPERIAEGSVRPTLEDATPGDLSFILPYRHLHNITEMLEALDNIAPGVNSGDTLLYGVEVKFYSMKLKLTPRLETEVKNLFAVGDGAGVTRGLIQASISGVVAAREVLRRKL
- a CDS encoding HEPN domain-containing protein, whose translation is MTPDQAALIRKAQESLEAARLLAGKGFTSFAASRAYYAMFYATEALLLGEGPTYSKHSAVIAAFGQLFAKTGRVPKEYHRYLIEAEGIRNVGDYDIHSSLTAEEVDRHMDRARQFLEMAERFLGQV
- a CDS encoding nucleotidyltransferase domain-containing protein, whose translation is MDPTVQNIMLEMRRSLKDLYGESLVRIMLFGSHSRGDASPGSDIDALIVLKGAVKPGEEIARTGGIASELSLKHDVVISCTFVSAERYETEQSPLLINVRREGVAV
- a CDS encoding DUF433 domain-containing protein, encoding MNLAVKKISIHPYVMRKKGVCGGRSIIRGTRIPVWSLIQWYKQGMTIEDVMREFPQLKPAQVHDAFSYYYDNRKEIEKDITENEMEPHAVAS
- a CDS encoding lipoate--protein ligase family protein, which encodes MAVDEELLARAQAGEQVPVLRFYTWEPAAVSIGRFQKIEGAVNAEICKQRGIDIVRRITGGRAVLHCKELTYSIIARTDDPLFPTNVLGAYKLIAAGLLQGLKNLGIPAEMVSRSSRHAALVKKDARDPACFSSPSWYEILVHNRKIIGSAQRRLSGAFLQHGSILMDYDAALEAEVIPGGGSGNVVTSIRQELGKDVSLEKVKEALVKGFSEALGIEFTT
- a CDS encoding lysophospholipid acyltransferase family protein — protein: MAFVSLKTFLHPRYWYAWPVLALMLIMSWMPSRVLWVLGICLGSIASWFPTHNRRFAERNIELCFPNLTLLKRRLLIKRHFRLSGFAILSLGVSWFAPRWRIKRFVTMRGQQYLDEVLASGKKVIVLAPHFIGLDIGGFRLAADRDKKYVTMYRKSRNPLLEYLFHRRSRFGSIFVERMASLKPIIRAIRDGWIFYYLPDQDMGERASVFVPFFGIPTATVTLLSRLAESTNAAVLPCITRILPGGRGYELRLYPPLENFPTTDPMADTAHMNKEIEKWVREMPEQYLWFYRRFKTRPNNEPSLYE
- a CDS encoding zinc ribbon domain-containing protein, translated to MPFYEYVCEGCNKEFVLLQSMTAKAEDTVCPYCSSKKARKLISQFSSVGGNNAVCSTGGHSWGGG